In Citrus sinensis cultivar Valencia sweet orange chromosome 2, DVS_A1.0, whole genome shotgun sequence, a single genomic region encodes these proteins:
- the LOC102625436 gene encoding uncharacterized protein LOC102625436 yields the protein MGAVFGLLSMVAALAVAVPATLVIWITVLVLLAFFGKPRTSLVIEGRKITKEIIGFVFKILLKEGNAVAAVCAVLGYFALVRRNCGDLE from the exons ATGG GGGCCGTCTTTGGACTGCTTTCTATGGTTGCAGCTTTAGCTGTGGCCGTGCCTGCCACTTTGGTCATATGGATCACTGTTCTTGTTCTGCTTGCTTTCTTTGGCAAGCCCAGGACAAGTTTGGTCATTGAAGGGAGGAAAATTACTAAAGAAATTATTGGGTTTGTGTTCAAGATTTTGTTGAAGGAAGGTAATGCTGTGGCTGCTGTTTGTGCTGTTTTGGGTTACTTTGCACTTGTTAGAAGAAATTGTGGTGAtcttgaatga